CACCACTTAGCTGTGCAGGATATCTATCTAAAAGCTCCCCTATCTGCAAAAGCTCAGCAACCCATTTGACTTTCTTTCTAATTTCATCTTCCGGATATTTCTTTATCCTCAATGGAAACGCTATGTTGTCGTAGACTTTCATATGCGGCCATACTGCATAGCTCTGAAAGACCATCGAAATGTTTCTGTCTTTTGGAGGCAGATACGTTACATCCCTGTCTCCAAACCATATCTTTCCTGCCGTTGGCACCTCTAGTCCAGAGATCATTCTAAGCGTTGTTGTTTTCCCACAGCCACTCGGTCCTAAAAGGACCAAAAATTCACCATCCTTTATCGTTAGGTTTATTCCATCAACTGCTTTTACCCGTCCCTTATCAAAATACTTCTTGAGGTTTTCAAGTCTAACCTCAACCATTTTAACACCTCACTTGAGCGTTATACCCCACATTGTGATTAGATACTTCCTTGCGAAGAAGATGAACAACATAGCTGGAAGCATCATTATAAATGCAGCAGCAAATTTGTAATAATCAGGTGCAGCCCCACCGGTAGCTCCTGCCATTATTGATAATATTTGAGCAGGCAGAGTTCTGCGCTGAAGAGTTAAAACTGATGCAACAAAGACCTCGTTCCACGACATGACAAAGGTGAACATTGCAGCTGCTGCCAATCCTGGAAGAGCTAATGGAAGGGTTATCTTAAGGAATGCTCCGAGCCTTGTTAGCCCAAAGACCATTGCAGCCTCTTCAAGCTCAGTAGAAACTCCAGCAAAAATGCTCGATGTTATGAGAACAACAAAGGGAAGAGCCATTGCAGTGTGAGCTAATGCAACACCAAGTAAAGTATCTATGAGATTCAGCCTAATGTAAAGCACAACCAAAGGTATCGCCATAACAGGGATTGGAAACATTCTTAATGCAATTATTGAGAGCTTTATAGTATCCTTTGCTGGGAATATGAACTTTGCTATTGCATAACCTGCGGGAATTCCAAGAGCAAAGCTTATAATTATTGTCAAAACTGCCACGATGATGCTGTTTTTAATAGCATCAAGAGCTCCGAGTACAAATAGCAAAGTATTGACCCACTGTTTTGTATAGTGGAAGGGGATTATCTTGCTAGGGTCATAGTAATCAAGCTTTGAAGAAAATGCATAAAGGGTTGCCACTATCAATGGCACAACTATCCAAGCAACGACCGTAAAAACGAACGTGTAAAAGGCTATTTGCTTAAGCATAAACTTTGTCTTCTCATTCATTCTTTCACCTCCAAATACTCAGCTCTCATGAACTTGATGTACATGGCTCCAAGGACAATTGAAAGCGCAGCTATTGTTAATGCATAAATTGAAGCGACGCCGTAATCCTTAATCTCGGTAAGCTGATAGAAACCTTCTCCAGCCAAAATTGGGATATCCCTTCCTGCTAATATCCAGACGATACCAAAGACCTGCATTGCAAAGAGCGTCCTTATGATTAAGGCACTCTGAATGCTTGGTTTCAATAGTGGAATCACTATTTTCCTTAACTTTGTCCAATAATCCGCCCCAAACACTTCCGCTACCTCAAGGTACTCTGGACTTATCATCTGCAAACCAGCGAGGATAATAACGAATACAATTGCAGTCGCCCTCCAAAGCTCTGCTAGAACTATTGCCAAAAATTCCATGTGCCTAAATTGATAGCCGAAGAAATAAACCGGATTGTCAATTAATCCAATATTTAGAAAAAGTTTATTCAAAAATCCGCTTGGAGAAAGCATGGCATACCAAATCAAACCTGCAGCAACATCACTAATCGTAAGAGGAATTATTAAAGCATAAAGAGCTAAATCTTTACCTCTAAAAGCCCTGTTCATTACGAGAGCCAAAATCAGTGCTAAAACAACTTGGGTAGGCACAATCACAGCAGCCAAACCGATAGTATATTTAAGAGCATCCCAAAAGCGAGGGTCGCTAATCGTTCTGCTAACAGTCGCAAGAGAAAAGGCACCGTTTTCAGTGAAAGCCAAATACAGAGCTTGAATAAGAGGATAACCAACAAAGAACATCAGATATGCAAAAGCCGGCAAAATTAAAAGATAGGGAAGATGGGAGACCTTAACCTTCATATTCCCCCCTCATGGAACTTCTACGCCTTGTTCCTCAAAGAGTGCAATAAGCTTTGGCTTGAGCTCCTTTGTAACCGCTACTGGGTCTTCGCCCTTGAGGACAATTCTCTCAAATGCTGTTCTGTAGATGTCCTTGAATTCACCACCTTTTGCTCCAAGGTTCGGAATCATTGCAACAACTGCATCTGGCGTTGCGGACTGTGCAGCAACACCCTCAGCCAGAATCTTAAGCGGTCCTTCTGGTAATACACCACTTGCTTCTTTGACTGTTGGGAAGAATCCAACCTTCTCGAGAACTTTAACTTGTGTCTCTGGTCTTGTGAGGTAATCAATTAATTTCCATGCTTCTTCTGGATGTGGAGCACCCTTTGGAATTGCCAATCCTGCAACTACTAAGATAAACCCTCTCCCCTTTGGTCCTCTCGGCACTGGAACAACTACAAATTGATCTGGGCTTGTCTCAATTGCATTCTTAATTCTTGCAGTGTGATCCCATGCAATAAGGACTTCCCCTCTTAAGAGTGGCTCAGCCATTGCATCCCAAGTTGTGCTTGCTGGATTTACATACGGCCAGAGCTCTTTGAGGTAGTTCCACATTGTAATTGCCTCTGGGCTGTCAAATGCCTTTGCTTGGTAGCCTGTGTAAGCTGGGTAGATGTATCCGTGGAGGAATCTAACGAACAATCCTTTTGGTCCGGCTGGGAATCCAACTTGCGGCTTTCCTGTTGCCTCTTTAAGCTTCTTAGCCCAAGCTAAGAATGCATCGTAAGTCCACTTGTCAGTTCCCTTCATAACATCCTCCTTTGTGAGTCCATCTGGTAAGTAATCAAATGCCTTCTTGTTGATCACCATGACGTATGTAGCACTCATCCATGGGACGTAAACCTTCTTTCCTCCAATTGTCGCATACTTCTCAAAGGTTGTTATGAAAGTCCTTCCCTCAAGCTTCGGCATTCCGCTTAAGTCCATAAGCCAGCCTTGTGAGTTGAAGTAATCAAGACCACCGTGCAAGTCGCCGATGACATCAATAGTGACCTTTCCAGCTTTTTCCTCAGCCTCAAGCCTTGTAGCCATATCAGAATAACTTATGGGTATGAAATCAACGTCAATTCCTGTCTCTTTCTTAAATTCGCTAAGGAGTTGCTCTTGAACAAAAACTCTCTCCTCAGGTGGATTCAGCTGTGTCGAAAGCCAAATAAGCTTTACCGCTTCAGAAGTAGTCGGCGTTGTTGTCTTTTCACCACCTATGCAACCACTTACTATCGCTCCTAAAATGACAAAAACCAAAAGCCCTACAATTTTTGCTTTTCGGTTCATTAACCCTCACCTCAGTACAGTAAATCACTAAAAGTTACACGACTCAACTATATAAGGATTATGATAAAACCACTTTTAGTTGTTGTATTTTGTCAAGGAAAACAAAAAGAAATTTAGAGGTCAAGCTAAAGCTTCACAACCTTTCCCGTCCTTGAGGATTCATAAGCTGCCAACACTATCTCCAAGTTCCTCTTTGCGTCCTCTCCAGTTATTGGAGGTTCTTTATCCTCAAGTATGGACTCTATAAAGCATCTAACGATATTTTCAACATCCGCTCTCTCCCAATATATCTTTTCAGCCCTATCTTGATATACTGTGAAATCGGGATACGCTGTCCTTATGTCCAAAAAGCCGTCTTTTCCAAGAATGTAGTACTTTATTTCGAGTCCATAGAGATACCCTCTTGGATTGCCCCAGCCAGCATTTAAGACGGCAGTAACTCCGTTCTTGAACTCTAAAACCGCAGTTCCAACGTCATCAACTGGGAATCCATAAATCTTTGAGCCAATATCAGCGTAAACCCTCTTAACATCGCTCTCTGTCAACCAGAGGAGAGAATCAATTCCATGTGGTGCAGTGTCCATAAAACCCCCGCCACCAGACTTTCTAACATCGAGGAACCAAGTCATGTCCAAGCCTTCCAAGAATATTGGCGGCTTAACATACTCCGAAATTGCATAAATGTATTCCAACTTCCCTATTTCTCCGTTTTCAATCATGCTCTTTGCTTTTCTAAGGGGAATTGTGAATCTCGGATTGAAAGGCACCATCAGTTTAACTCCAGCTTTCCTAGCCGCTTTGATAATTTCGTCAGCATCTTCAAGAGTCAAAGCAATTGGCTTTTCTAGGAGAAGATGTTTCCCCTCTTCAATAACTCTAAGAGCAACTTCCTTATGGCGGTAGGTCTCGATTGCGACATAAACAGCATCAACTTTCTCATCCTTCAGCAACTCTTCATAGTTTTTGTAGAATTTAGCTTTAAGTCTCTGAGCTTCCCTTTTAGCAACATCAGAATTAGAACCATCCCCGGAAATTGCATAAAGCTTAGCTTTTGGGTTGGAAGCAAAAGTTGAGCCGTATCTGATGGCATGAGGATGAGCATAGCTTATAATCCCAATGTTAATTTTCATGCTATCACCCCCTTGAGGTCAATAGGTTCCCCTTTGTGAGCAGATTCAATGGCTTTTTCAGCAATTTGAAGTGCTATTAGTGCATCTCTTGCTGTAATCACTGGCTCTTCCTTTCCAAGGATCACATTGAAGAAATGCCTCAGTTCTCTCTCAAAGGCATCTGGAAATGTCGAGAGCATCGGTGAAAAGCGAGGCATTTCAAAGTGGCTCTTAACGACACCGACAACTGGGGTGTCCATTGGAGTGTATCTTATTCTTCCATTTTTGCCAAGAATGTCGAGATGATGATAAAACACACCATAACGGGCTGGATATGAATATGCCCAGCTCACCTCGGCTATTCCAGTCTTTCCTCCCTCAAACTGTATCATCATGACAAAGTGATCGTATGTGTTGTTAACCCTCGCTTCCTTCCTTATTGCTTTTCCAATTCCAAGAACCCTAATAGGTTCGCTCTCAAAGAACCACCTCAAGAAATCAGTGACATGAACTCCTAAATCAATTGCAACCCCACCACCTTTGTGAGGCTTCCAGTACCATGCAGTTTTCGGGAAAGGAAGTCTTTGAACCTCTGCTTTTCTAATTTGCATTGGCAAGATGTTCCTCTTTTTGATAATTTCCTTTATCTGCATCCATCTCTTATCAAATCTCCTCGTGTGTCCAACCAAAAGCCACAATCCTTCTTTTTCTGCAACTTTAATCATCTTTTCAGCTTCTTCACTTCTTAAGGCGATTGGCTTTTCAACAATAACATGCTTGCCAGCTTTCAGTGCTTTAATTGCAATCTCAGCATGAGTATAAGTTGGGGTTAGAATTTCAACAACATCCAAATCTAAGTCAAGAAATTCGTCCAAATTTGTAAAATACTTAGCATTAAACTCTTTTGCAGCTTCTTTTGCTTTCTTTCCCTTAATGTCCATAACGGATACAACTTTTATTGTTTCGATGTTCTTAAGAGCATTTTTGTGGGCTAAATTGAAGATATTTCCACAGCCTACAACGCCTACTCTCAATTTACGCTCTGGCATAGGACATCACTAATATTGGGAAGCAAACAAAAAGTATATAACATTTTTCATTATAAACCACTTTAGATGGTTGTATTTTTCAGGTGATAAAAATGAAAGTTATGGTGGGGATACCCAGCTACAACAACGCTGACACCATAGGCTTTGTAGTTAAGCAAGCTGCTGAAGGATTGAAAAAATACTTCGGAGGAGGCATTATAGCAAACGCAGATGGTGGAAGTAGTGATGGAACGAGAGAAGTCGTTATGAAGACCAAAGTCCCAGAAGGAGTGGAAGTGATGAGCTTCGTTTATAAGTGGCCAATTCCCGGCAAAGGCAGTGCAATGAAAGAGCTTATGGAGCTTGCAAAGGAAAAAGGTGTTGATGTTCTTGTTTTTGTTGACAGCGATTTGAGGAGCATAACCCCAGAGTGGATTTACAAATTTGCTAAGCCTATTGAAGATGGCTACGATTTCGTCGCTCCGCTCTATATAAGGCACAAATATGATGGAACGATAACGAACAACATCGCCTATCCAATGACAGCATCTCTCTATGGCTACAATGTTAGACAGCCAATTGGGGGAGACTTTGGGATTAGTGCGAAGCTGATTGATGTTTATTTAGCGGATGAAGAAATTTGGAAGACAGATGTTGCAAGATTCGGTGTTGATATCTTTTTAACCACAACAGCCCTAGCTGAGGGATTCAGAGTAATCCAAACAGCTCTAGGTTTAAAGATTCACAATCCAAAGGATCCAGCTGCTTCTCTCGGCCCGATGTTCAACCAAGTTGTTGGGACTCTGTTTATGTTAATGAGAAAATACGAGGAGAAGTGGAGACCAGTTAAGGAAATTAAAAAAGTTAAAACTTTTGGGAGCATTAAATGGCAAGAGCCAGAAGAAGTTAAAGTTACCATCGAGCTTTTAAAACAAAAATCTAGGGAGCTTTTCAAGGAAAATGAAGCAATTTTAAAGAAAGCCCTAAGTGAGGAGACATTTGCTCAAGTTACCAAAGCCCTTGAAACATTTGAGTTTGATGATACTCTATGGAGCCACGTTCTCTTTGATGGAGCAGTTGCATACAAGAACGGAATCCTCAAGAACGCTGAACCACTAATTCCGCTCTACTTTGCAAAGACTGCTGATTTCGTTGAAAAGACGAAAGAGTTAACAACGGCGGAAGCAGAGACAATCATCCAAGAGAGAGCAAAGATTTTCTTGAAGGAAAAAGAATATCTGCTTGAGAAGTGGTGAGCTTTTGTTCCTTTCCTATTCTTAAAGGTTTCAAAAGAAGTTTCTGCATCATTTTCAACTCCGATCGTGCAGAAAATAAACTGACCCAACTAGAGGATAAAATCTAGACCCTCGATGATACCCTTCGCCAGCTAGATCCACAAAAATTCGGATTCCTTATTGTGTTGATTTTTCGATTAAGTAGAGAACAATCATCCTCTGGAACATCGGTATGAACGGAAGCCTTACGATCAGACCTTTTAGTATTTCTCCCTCCCGGTAGACCATAATAGACTCCCGTCCATCTCTAATAAAGATCCCCTCCACGCTGTAAGACATCTCGCTTGTGAATAGTGCCTTCGTGAGTAATTCAAAATTCCCCTGTTCCTCGTCTAGAGCCTTTTCTATGGATATCAGAAACACTTCTCCAAGCTGACTTAAAGTATCGATATAGCGTTTATTTCCCTTGGGTTTGGGGAGGACTATTTTTGTATCCAGTCCTTTACGCTTTGCAATTTCGAACGCTTTCTTGAACTTAAACCCTAGTTTCCAGTCAACAAGTGCTGAGATGAACTCCTCCTCAGCTCTCTCTGCTAAATCCTCAACGTTACGTTTTATGTTCCACTCGCCCTGTAAATACCAGATTGGAAACCATTCTTGTCTCTGTTCCTTTTGATAACTCTTCAGCTTGATTATGACATCCTCTGCCGATTTAATGTACATATCCCTAAGGGAGGCAACCACTTTTTCAGGATCAGTAGCCTTAAAGTATGTAGGACTTCCCTCGCTTATATCCACAAAACCCTTCTTATGAAGCTCTTTTAAGACATCGTAAACCTTTGGCCTCGGAACTTCACTTTCCTTAGCTATCTCACTCGCTTTCGAAGGCCCAAGGATTACTAAAGCGGCATAGACCCTTGCCTCGTACTCCTTGAGACCAAGAAGCTTAAGTTTCTCAATAATCTCCTGTTCAATCACCGTAATCACACCCCTCCAATTCCTATAGCTCCCCAGCTAAATATATATCTTTGCTTGAGCCGCTGGCGTTTGCATAAGCAAAAAATAAACGCAGAGAGTTCTTTTAATCCTTTAGAACTTCTTCTGCAAAAAATATCGGGATCAGCACTATCAGAAACATCGCAATCACTATTGAGAAGTTAACATAGTATGCTGTTGGGGAGGGAACAGTATCAGCACGGTATATCGTGAGAATCACTCCGCCCACAGGAGGAGCTATGGAAGAGCCAATGTTTCTAAAAGTGGTAAAAAGGGCCGTTGTTAATCCCAGCCTCTCCCGGGGAGCGGAGAACGTTAACAGGTTAATTAGAGACACGTTCAGGAGAGCCATTCCCATAGAACCCACACTCATAAATCCTAGCACATACATAACTCCATCATAGAGGTGGAGAACGGCCAGCGAGTATCCCAACACTGCCGTTAAGATTCCAAAAACGGAGAGGGTTTTTGCCCCCACCCGGAGTATAACGCGACCTGCTATAGGAGCGGTTACCAGATATGTTAAAACAAGAGGTGTCATATAAAGGCCAGCCTTGAACACGGGAAGCCCGTATCCATGGGGTTTGGGCATCTGTAGCAAATACGTCAGAGTCAGCGAGTTTATCTGAAATGCAAATGCCACGACAAAAGTCGCAAAGACAGCGGCCTTAACATTCCTGTTAAAGATCTCTCGAGGAATAAAAGGATGCTCAGTTTTGGCCTCATGGAAAAGGAATGCAAAAAGGGAAATGACGGAGAACATTATCAGAAAGATAACCTTTTCAGATGTCCATCCCCACTGAGGACCTTTTGATAAGGCTATCAAGAAGGACACCAGAAAGATTGCGAAAAGAGCTATTCCTGCCAAGTCTATCCTCTTATCATGCTGGATGAACTTGCTTTCCCGTACGTATAGAGCGATTAATACAACCAGTAGGATAGCAAAAGGAGCAACCGTGTGGAAAGTGGTCCTCCACCCGTAGTTTTGTGCAATCCATGCCCCTACCGGAAACGCAATTATGATTCCGACCCCATTCATGGCGGAGATGAGCCCTTGAGCCATAGGTGCAAGCCGCCGGGGGAACTGCTCTCGGACTAAAGAGTAAGCGAGGGGCAACATGGCCATGCCCACGCCTTGTACGGCCCTTGAGAGAAGCAACGCTCTAAAGGTGGGAGCGTACCCATTAAGTATCAGGGCGAGTGTGTAAAGAGAAAGGGCCGTTAAGAGGAGCTTCTTTTTCCCGTACATATCACCCAAGGTACCAAAGATCAGCGCACAAATTGTCCCTGTGATTAAATAGGCCGTGAGGATCCACGACACATCGGCCTGCGTTATGTTAAATTCCCGCTGGATATAAGGTAAGCTCGGTATTAACATTGCCTCAGTATAAAGAACAAGGAGGGATGCAAGACTGAGGAGAGGGGTGACTCTCCAGGCGTATTTGACATCGTAGTCCGTCATTTGCTCACCTCCTCTCGCTCGGTCTCAACGGAGAAAACCAACCCCCTGTTGCCGTCAACCCGGATGTACTGCCCGTCCTTGAGCACTTTTGTAGCTATTCCCGTCCCCATAACTGCAGGAATGCCGTACTCGCGTGCGACAATTGCGGCGTGGGACAATGGCCCACCGGTATCAACCACCACCGCCACTGCCAGCCGGAAGAGGGGTGTCCAGGCTGGAGTTGTGTAAGGTGCAACTAGCACATCTCCAGGCCGGAGCTTGTGGAACTCCGAGCTGTCTCTGATTATACGGGCATAACCTTCTGCCACTCCTGGACTGCCAGGTATGCCAACCAGCAGGGCCCTCTGTGCATCCTCAGAGTTATCTTGGACGTACAACAACCGCGGGTCTATGAAGGGCTTGTCCTTTAGGCTCGCCCATTTTTCCTTCCTCCGAGACACGAGAGCACGGAGTTTCTCTGCAGTATCTTCTGAGAGTGGCCACTTCTTTATCTGCTCTATTTCACTTAGCTTTAGGTAGAAGATGTCCTGAGGAACCTCCAGTACTCCGGCATCTACTAGGCGTTTGCCCATTGTCAATAGAGCGCGTCTTAGTATCGGTATTGGCATCATAGCGTAAAAGCGCCCGTCCTCACGGAGTCTGTGGAGCTGACGCGCTTCTTCAAGAACGCTCAGAAACATGGAGCGGAAAAGCCGTAAACGCAACAGTGGATGAGCTAGTACTTGATCGAGGGCCTCTCTAAATCTCGCGCAAGAGTTTCCATGTTCCAACTTCGAGATGGCGAGACTTTTGACTATTCCAAGAACAACCTCCGGCTCCTCCTTCCACGTCCCATGGGAAATCAACGCCGAGCCCCTGGCTTCACGATGTCCGTATTTTTCGAGGAATGCCTCGAATTCGGATAGGAATTTTTGACCTGCTGGTGTTTTTTCAAGAACAGAAATCAGCTGTTTCGGCTCATATGTACGGAAGAGCTCTATGAGTTCAGGATTTTTCCTTACTATCTCTGCGAGCTTCTCCAGTTCAGCATTTGCCTCGGTAACTTTTGTGTTAATGCACGTGAAGAGGAGGGTTGAGAGCAGTTGCCTGCGCCTAAGCATCCTCAGTGAGAGAGCTATTATCCCAGCAGATATCAATGCTCTGGGGAGATACCGTTTACGTATTTCACCCGCCAGAGACGGTATTGAGAGTGCCTCGTGCACCGTATCAAGAAGCTCCTCCCACGTGCTTCCTTCCAGATCGCGCTTTTTCAGTGAATCAACATGGGCTTGAATCTCGGAGAGGAGCGGGTCGGATTCCCATTTTGCTGAGTCGTACCGTAAAGCTAACCATATCAGCCGGAAGGGTGCCAGCAACACCCCCAATGAGGGACGTATGGAGAAGTCAGGACGAACTTTCACAGGTATACCGTCTTCCTCCACGAAGATCTGTTCCAAAGCGGGCACTTTGATGCCGAAATAACGTGCAATCTTGCCTACTGCATTGGAGAAAATGGTCTCAATCCATGCCAAGTCCAGCGGATAGGGCCTCTCCGGGATTATCTCTGCCAGCGTCCTTATGAGCATCCTGTTGAGTTTACCCACTTTCGGCAGAGGTTCGGGGAGTGTAGTGATGGGACGTGCTTGGAGGATGAATATTTTCCCGTTGGCCAATGCCCACTCAATGTCCTGCGGCCTGCCAAAATAGCTCTGGATTTTAACGCCGAGGTCTGCGAGCTTTTTTAAAATATCGTCCGACACAACCGGTTGAGTGACATTCGATGTTTTGATCTCTTCAACTCCCCCCTCAGCCTTGGGCTTGACAACAACTTCTCTCCGACCAAGACGTCTCTCCACAATGCGCCAGCCAAAACGGGTTTTGCGGAGGACGTAGTGATCGGGTGTTACCAAACCAGATACAACGGCTTCACCAAGCCCAACGTTCACATTTATGACTACTTCATCTCGTGCCCCCGTGATAGGGTTAGCTGTGAACATAACACCCGAGGCCTCAGCTGGTACCATGCGTTGAACTACAACGGCCATTTTTGCCATTCTGTGGTCTATTCCCATCTTCTCACGGTATGTTATTGCACGATCGTCCCATAGAGAAACCCAGCAACGGCGTACGGCCTCTATAACAGCATCGGCACCGACTACGTTAAGAAAAGTCTCATGCTGTCCCGCAAATGCAGCATGAGGCATGTCTTCAGCCGTCGCACTCGAACGCACGGCAACAGGACCAGACCCCATAGTTTGATAGGCAACACGAATAGCTTGTGCCACCTCTTCAGGTATTGGGGCGCTTAGGAATGCTTTTCTAATGGCCTCACCATCAACGGGTCTCTCTTTCAGGGCGCGCTCAATGACCTCGTCCAGATGGTTCTTTGATACAAAAAGATCATAGGCAAGAGTCGTCACAACGAAACCCGGCGGAACTGGAAAACCTGAAGCCAACAGCTCGCCAAGGGTAGCGGCCTTGCCGCCGACGAGAGTGATATCTTTTCTGCTAATCTCTTGTAGATTCAGGACATAACGCTTGTTCATACAGCAACCCCCAACGAGAACGTGAAAGAAGTTCGAGATATAAAATTTGTGTAACTAGGGTAGTTACAGTTTTTAGCCTCAAGCAAATTAAGAACTACAGCAGGAAATCAGCTAATTCTAAGGCTCCTAAACTGAGAGTTTTAAGATGCTAAAGAGAGGCATATCTTTTCATCACCCGTTAGGATAGTTGTTACCCTCTTGTAGTTCTTAATGTGCTTCTCTGTGAGATGGGGTTTTAATGGGAGTCTAAGGAACGCTATGAAAAAGTATCGTGGGCGTTTTGCCCACGTAGTTAGAGTAACGTGAGTAACGCCATTTAGTCGGAGAGCAGTGAACAAACCAAAATACCACTGTGAAGTCTTCTTGTCCATAGCCATCGCAATTAACTCGTAGACACTCGGCTGGGAATCTGAGAGAAATTCTTCAAGTGTTTTAACATAATAAACGCCACGGAAAATTCCGATGATGCAACCTTGGTACTGACGATAATTAAGCCATTGTCAAATTTTATGTGAGGTGGTTCTGTGTGTTGCATATACGTAATGGCAATACGTATTCT
This DNA window, taken from Thermococcus sp. M39, encodes the following:
- a CDS encoding PEP/pyruvate-binding domain-containing protein; its protein translation is MNKRYVLNLQEISRKDITLVGGKAATLGELLASGFPVPPGFVVTTLAYDLFVSKNHLDEVIERALKERPVDGEAIRKAFLSAPIPEEVAQAIRVAYQTMGSGPVAVRSSATAEDMPHAAFAGQHETFLNVVGADAVIEAVRRCWVSLWDDRAITYREKMGIDHRMAKMAVVVQRMVPAEASGVMFTANPITGARDEVVINVNVGLGEAVVSGLVTPDHYVLRKTRFGWRIVERRLGRREVVVKPKAEGGVEEIKTSNVTQPVVSDDILKKLADLGVKIQSYFGRPQDIEWALANGKIFILQARPITTLPEPLPKVGKLNRMLIRTLAEIIPERPYPLDLAWIETIFSNAVGKIARYFGIKVPALEQIFVEEDGIPVKVRPDFSIRPSLGVLLAPFRLIWLALRYDSAKWESDPLLSEIQAHVDSLKKRDLEGSTWEELLDTVHEALSIPSLAGEIRKRYLPRALISAGIIALSLRMLRRRQLLSTLLFTCINTKVTEANAELEKLAEIVRKNPELIELFRTYEPKQLISVLEKTPAGQKFLSEFEAFLEKYGHREARGSALISHGTWKEEPEVVLGIVKSLAISKLEHGNSCARFREALDQVLAHPLLRLRLFRSMFLSVLEEARQLHRLREDGRFYAMMPIPILRRALLTMGKRLVDAGVLEVPQDIFYLKLSEIEQIKKWPLSEDTAEKLRALVSRRKEKWASLKDKPFIDPRLLYVQDNSEDAQRALLVGIPGSPGVAEGYARIIRDSSEFHKLRPGDVLVAPYTTPAWTPLFRLAVAVVVDTGGPLSHAAIVAREYGIPAVMGTGIATKVLKDGQYIRVDGNRGLVFSVETEREEVSK